The proteins below come from a single Argentina anserina chromosome 1, drPotAnse1.1, whole genome shotgun sequence genomic window:
- the LOC126790261 gene encoding protein kinase STUNTED, which translates to MTGAQAKTLVVGVKLDSYSKELLTWALVKVAEPGDHVIAVHVLDSISEETSCLLSLVKTFDSVLSAYEGFCSLKQVDLKLKVCRGSPIRKILVGEAQAFRADTVIVGTSKTHHRIRSSVAVAKYCALKLPKSFSVFAIDNGKVVFKREEADSNGQQLQDDHHKSSTKNVDVLEDVKVDQCEKKKVQTKCQNCEGDSVKLDNSGTQLMDELPAHVNKDDSLAMVPFGSLNSMKTSNPHCFKPGWSILRWTFLRRQQHKEKSTEKTSVLGRFSKPLSSHTSALVFPDQKHSHSSQDGDNSSMTDGISEATVTLGSNESFPPLTPNHRMESLPEEFLELCKKYSSSCRLFSYEELLLATSNFLPENMVGKGGSSHVYRGHLLDGKELAVKILKPSANILKEFVHEIEIITTLNHKNIISLYGICFDSNLVLVYDFISRGSLEDNLHGSKKDGNSFVWKDRYNVALGIAEALNYLHNGCEEPVIHRDVKSSNILLSDDFEPQLSDFGLASLASTLSHIDCTDVAGTFGYLAPEYFMHGKVSDKIDVYAFGVVLLELLSGRQPIYSKCPKDQESLVMWAKPILKGGEVSQLLDPSLGSDYDHGQIERVVLAANLCIRHAPGLRPEISIVLKLLKGDEEITRWARQLVSASDELDALNGEVVPTNIKSHLNMALLDLEDDSLSTSSGEQSISVEDYLQGRWSRSASFD; encoded by the exons CGAGCCAGGTGACCATGTCATTGCTGTTCATGTCCTCGACTCCATCTCTG aGGAGACTTCGTGTTTGCTTTCGCTGGTGAAGACTTTCGATTCTGTGCTCTCTGCTTACGAAGGTTTCTGCAGCTTGAAGCAG GTTGATCTGAAGCTAAAGGTGTGTAGAGGGAGTCCGATAAGGAAAATTCTAGTGGGGGAAGCACAAGCATTTCGTGCTGATACTGTCATTGTTGGGACTTCCAAAACTCACCATAGGATTCGATCATCGGTGGCTGTTGCCAAGTACTGTGCCTTGAAATTGCCCAAGAGTTTCTCGGTTTTTGCTATCGATAATGGCAAGGTTGTTTTCAAGAGGGAAGAAGCCGATAGCAATGGGCAGCAGTTACAAG ATGATCATCACAAGTCATCTACAAAGAATGTCGATGTTCTCGAAGATGTTAAAGTCGATCAATGTGAGAAGAAAAAGGTCCAGACGAAATGTCAGAATTGTGAAGGGGATTCAGTTAAATTGGACAATTCTGGGACTCAGTTGATGGATGAGTTGCCTGCCCATGTAAATAAGGATGATTCATTGGCTATGGTTCCATTCGGAAGTCTCAACTCTATGAAGACGTCAAATCCGCACTGTTTTAAACCTGGTTGGTCCATTCTTCGCTGGACATTTTTGAGAAGACAGCAACACAAGGAGAAATCTACTGAAAAGACATCTGTTTTGGGACGTTTTTCTAAACCATTGAGTTCCCATACGTCGGCTCTTGTTTTTCCCGATCAGAAACACAGTCATTCTAGCCAGGATGGAGATAATTCTTCCATGACTGATGGAATAAGTGAAGCAACTGTGACACTTGGCTCTAATGAGAGCTTCCCTCCTCTAACCCCTAACCACAGAATGGAGAGCCTTCCTGAAGAATTTTTGGAATTATGTAAGAAATACTCATCCAGCTGTAGACTGTTTAGCTATGAGGAACTTTTGTTGGCAACATCAAACTTTTTGCCTG AGAACATGGTTGGAAAAGGAGGCAGTAGCCATGTTTATAGAGGCCATCTTTTAGACGGGAAGGAGTTGGCGGTGAAAATCTTGAAGCCATCCGCCAATATATTGAAAGAGTTTGTTCATGAAATTGAGATCATCACAACTTTAAATCACAAGAACATAATCTCGCTATATGGAATATGTTTTGACAGCAATTTAGTTTTGGTATATGATTTTATCTCAAGGGGAAGCTTAGAAGACAACCTTCATG GTAGTAAGAAAGATGGGAACTCATTCGTTTGGAAGGATAGATATAATGTGGCCTTAGGGATAGCAGAGGCACTCAACTATCTACACAATGGATGTGAAGAACCTGTGATCCATAGGGATGTGAAGTCTTCCAACATCCTTCTTTCAGATGATTTTGAGCCACAG CTCTCTGATTTTGGACTTGCAAGTTTGGCATCTACGTTATCTCACATTGATTGCACAGATGTCGCCGGAACATTTGG CTACTTGGCTCCAGAATACTTCATGCATGGAAAAGTTAGTGATAAAATTGATGTCTATGCCTTTGGTGTTGTACTCCTCGAGCTTCTTTCTGGTAGGCAACCAATCTACAGCAAATGTCCCAAGGACCAGGAGAGTCTGGTGATGTGG GCAAAGCCAATACTCAAAGGAGGGGAGGTTTCTCAACTGCTTGATCCAAGCTTGGGGAGTGACTATGATCATGGGCAAATTGAGAGAGTGGTTCTGGCTGCTAACCTTTGCATTAGACATGCTCCTGGACTTCGGCCTGAGATCAGCATT GTCCTGAAGCTTCTTAAAGGTGATGAGGAGATAACAAGGTGGGCAAGGCAACTAGTCAGTGCATCTGATGAACTTGATGCACTGAATGGTGAAGTTGTTCCTACAAATATCAAATCCCATCTTAACATGGCATTGCTAGACTTGGAAGATGACTCCCTTTCTACGAGTAGCGGTGAACAAAGCATTTCAGTAGAAGATTACCTGCAAGGTAGATGGAGTCGCTCAGCAAGCTTTGACTAA